gaagaaggaaaagcacaCCCTCTCTAGCATTAACGATTCCGTCCACTTTCCGTACCGCTCCGCCACCATACCTTTCGAGACACTGTTCGGCAAATTTGTGCAGCGCCTCGGAGAATTGTCGGGAAGCATAAATCTGTCTTGTGGTGGCTGATGTTGCATCGCCTGGGGCCGTTTCCATCGCCTGCGCCAATACCTCCTCACTCGGTATGGTGCTTGCGTCCAGCAGCTGCGGTTGATAGCCGCGCATCTTCTCCGTCAACATTAGAGTGGTCGAGAAGCTGTAGAACGGTTCTAGTCCATTGGCCAGCTCGCAGACCGCGATCGCTAAACTGTACACGTCCGACTTTTCCGTGTATCCGTGAAGATTCTGGGCCAACACTTCCGGTGCGAGCCAGTTGAGTGATTTTACCGAATGTGCTGGCAGCTCGTGCAGGTTGCGCACCCTCTTGCCTTCGCCCAGAAAGCTGGTGCACACCCGGAACCCACCTAGGACGGCGCAGGATTCGTTGAGAAAGATGTGACTTGCCCTTATCGAGCGGTGGATGTAGCCCTTCCGATGCAGATACTCCAGACCGTGCACGACATCGCGCAGGATGCAGATGAGCAGCGTTTCTGGGAAGCCGGTCTCGAAGTAGTTTGCCATCGTGTCCCGACAGGAACCGTAGCACATCAGCGGTAGGACGAAGTAGAGATCGAGCTGGTGGACGAAGGCCGTGTGGTAGCTGAGGATGTTGGGATGATCGAACTCGCGCAGATGCTTCGCCTCCTCCATGATGTGGCCAATCTCGTTCTTGAGATCCTCCACGAGAAACTTCTTGACCGCCACATGCTGTCCGGTGGCACGGTGTTGTGCTAGGTACACGGTGCCGAGATTGTTGAAGCACTTGGCCAGCTCTACCTTAAAATCGTAACTGCGCACATTATTGTCAAACATGATCCCAACAGCCTATCGAACTGGATCGTCTCGACCAGTTATCCATCCATGGAATTCGGCCACGGCGATTTCTAATTTCGACGATCTTTAGCGCCTTTCAGTTTGTTTACTTTACAAAAACCCTCGATTGCTTTGACAGCCgttttgctcctttttgcTCACGCTCACTCCACTTCGAgaatatttgaatttttgttGCTCACCTCGGAACAGCCAGCTGAACAGCGGTTCACTAAAAAGGAACTAACGATTTTCTTTTGATAAACTGGTAGAGTTTTCACAGCATTTTCCTAAGAGAACCTTCCGCTAGCCACCAGCTGATTCAATTTGTTCAAAGAGAATCTCGATTCTTTCCTCTATGAGCAGGAATATAACTGATTTTATTGGCAAACAATCAGACCTTATCTTATTTACCTTAAATTTCTGAAAcagatgatgattgattgacGCGAACGGTACGCTACGGAGGTTTTAATTCCACTGGTTACTTCGTTTAGCGATTGTTTGTGCCAATTTCGAATACGACGTTGTTACACCCGGACTTCTAGATCACTCTGCGTTTTCCTTCATGCCGGATTGTATCTTGAGGAGCTTCCATCGGCTCGAAATATATAAACTTCACAAATCCAACCACCTTCGGTAAGATCGCAATCTCCAGTTTTTATTCAGTTTCATTAAATTCCTTACATACTCGCTAGTTAATTTTTCGTGTTACACTTCTATTTCGCTAATCGAAAACAATTTACAGTCCGGCACACGCTCCGGTTGCGCTCCTAGGTggtcctttcttttcctctccaccGATCCTGTCTACCCGTTTATCGTTGACCTGTTGATATGGTCTCAACTTCGTGTCCCATCATCATGCCATCGAATATTGTGCTGCACAAGAGGAAGTACGACGAGTGTGTCATGCAGTGGAAATTCTCCATCAATAATACAGCACTTTAAATATAGTTTGACGTATAAAAAGCAGGTTTTATATGAAATGCTGAACCCTGCTTAAAACATTTCACATTCCCCGCTACGGCGCAAGAGTCTTACGTGGTAAagcacaaaagcaaaaaaaaaaacagaaaatcaaaCTACTCCTCCACCCCAGTGATAGAGTCAGCTACGCATTATACGTTAACAGATGCACGGAAGAAGCACGGATGCTTCGTAGTctttcgccgtcgccatcgcaccGCTGCTTATCCTCCACAAGCAGCACCACTGCAACTGGAAGTGTCCCTGGGACCTGCGCGTGCGAGAAAGACAGAAAAGAAATTACTTGTAGAAGAAGCAATGCATATCAAGGGGTTTATGGCTGCTTACGCTTAATCCTCATTGCTATCGTCATATGAAGGACTCGTGGGGGAGTAGGTCGGACTGGCCGGGCTGGAAGGACTGTAGCCTTGCGGTGTAGGCGAGTAGGCCGGCGACGAGGGTGAGTAGGTCGGCGAGCTAGACGTATAGACGGGGCTGGTAGGCGAGTACTTGGGGCTGCTCGGCGAGTACGAGGACATGTTGGGGGAGTACGGGGCCGGTGTTTGCGAGTACGAGGACGAACCGAGACTGTAGtggttgctgccgctactactaccCGGCGAATGCTGCGGTGAACTCGGCGAATACGATGGACTCGTCGGTGAATAGTTCGGGCTCGTCTGCGCGTACTGAGGGCTGGCCGGTGTGTAGTGCGGACTGCCAATGTACGACGGAGATGTCGGCGAGTACGAGGGACTGGTAGGCGAGTACTTCGGTGACGAGGGCGAGTAGCTTGGTGAGGCAGGTGAATAGTGTGGTGAGGTGGGCGAGTAGTTCGGACTGCTCGGCGAGTAGGACGGTGTGACGGGCGTAAAGTTGGGCGACGTAGGCGAGTACGAGGGGCTTGTCGGGGAGTAGCTCGGTGAGGTGGGTGAATACGATGGACTGGAGGGTGAGTAGGAGGGGCTGGTAGGTGAGAAGACGGGTGACGAAGGAGAGTAGCTCGGAGAAGTCGGCGAGTACGAGGGACTCGTCGGAGAGTAGGCTGGACTGGCGTAGTTGGAGGCACTCGTCGGATGCATCGGTGACATGGGCGAGTAGCTTGGTGAGGTGGGCGAGTACTTCTGGGTGGCCGGATGGATGTTTGGGCTGCTTGGTGAATAGTTGGAGCTTCCGGGCGAATATTGTGGACTCGGTGGTGAGTAACAAGGGCTGGTCGGTGAGTAAGAAGGTGAGGCACCTCCGGGAGAGTTGGGAGCATAGTTCGGGCTGCTCGGCGAGTAGGACGGTGAcatcgatggtgacgacggaGGATAGGGTGACATCGATGGACCGGGTGAACTCGGTGAACCACGTATCGGTGACCAGGACGATGGCGACATGCCCGAGGCATCCGATTGGGCCGACGGGGAAAAGCTGGGCCCTCCCGGAGTCATACCACTGGCCGGTCCCGACGGAGACCATCCACCGTAACCGGGCGTTGCCGATTGTTGCCATGGTGTCATGCTCGGTGTAGCGGCCGATCCGAAGAACATTCCCGTTGCACCCATAATCGAAGTATGCGGGATCTCCATGCCAAGTTTGCACTTTTCCGCGTCGAGCAACAGATCGAAGCAACCGGTGCCCATCCGTGGCAGCTGtccgagaatgatgttctctGAGACGCCCCTCATCGGATCAACCTCGGCATGGGCGGCCGCATCATTCAGCACGTCCACCGTTTCCTCGAACGAACAACGCATCAGCGCGCCCGTATCCTGCCTATTGATACCGTGTCGAGTGATCGCCATCAGGTGACCCTTGGCCGTCATTACGTCACACAGCAGCGCAAGATGACGATAGTTCACGTACAGACCGTAGAACTGCAGCacattgttcatttccttctccaccgACTTTCGCACCGCCTCGATACCGAGCACGGAGAAGATCTCGCAGATATCGTTACTGTACGTACGCACCGGATCCACATCCCGTTCGCTCAGCACCTTCATCATCGAGGTACCGTCCGTTTCCAGTAGCCACTCACCGATCGGCTTAAACTCGCCCTCGGGTGTGATGACAATACGCTTCTTCGCGTCCGTCTGCGGCAGATGCATGTACACTTTACCGATTGCCTCGATACCCTGGAGCGTCATGTCCGACAGCATGTTCGCCTCGATGCAACGCAGGAACATATCGTCCTCCATCTTGTCCacgttctcctcctcgttctcctGGAACTTGTTATCCTCGTTCATGATACGAATGCGCAGCACCAGCTTGTCAGCGTTATCATCGTTGAAGATACAGTTCAGATCGTCACCGAAACCGGCATTAATCTTCTCCGCTATCTGTTCCATCGTTAGCTTCTTGTCTGTCATGCGCTTCCGATCAAGCTCGATACGCAACAGCCAGGGGGAGATGCGCGTCGGATCAAAGTCGGGCATCTCGTAGTACACGTTCACAAACTCCTGATCCTCCGCGATCACCGTCCGCTGTGGATCGGGATCGTAGTAGATTGCCGTATTAGCCGTCACCTTGCGCAGTGTCGTGTGCTCGAGCCGGCAAAGCACATTCTTCGCCTTCTCCGCATCACGGGCTGCACCACCGGTAAGGAACACCGTCAGGGACGGAGCCTTCGGTCGCTTGGAGATGTTAATGATTTCCTTCAACCGTGGCACACCGAGCGTTACGTTCTTCGACGACACACCGGCAAAGTGGAACGTGTTGAGCGTCATCTGCGTAGCGGGTTCACCGAGTGACTGAGCGGCCAGAGCACCGACCATCTCGCCCGGATTTACCTGTGCCTGCTGGAATCGTGTCTCGATTTCACCGATCAACCACTCGAACGCTTCGTTGTTCAGCCGGAACTCTTCGGCCACGTACTTGGTGCAAAGCGTCGACCGGACCAAGCACTGGAACAGCAAAGTTGCGTTTTCGTTGGCCTGCTTCGACAGCCGATCCGTACCGGCCACGATCACGCACCGTTGCAGGAGATCGCGCACTCCCTGGATGACCTTCAGCGGTGACAGGTCCGTCGGTGAGCGTTTGTTGATGTGGAAGATCTTCTGCACGTTCCAGATCATACGCTGCAGATTACAGGGCAGGACCACCTTCGAGTCACCGTTGGGGAAAATCTGACGTAACGCCTCCCGATCACGCATCAGCTGTTCATACTCGGCCTCAATCTCCTGGATTACCGAGGCCGATTCCGTCAGTTCCTTGATCACGTCCTCGTTGAAGATACGGCGCAGTGTACGCTCGTTGGTCGGATCGAAGCGGTACCGCTTCTCGAACACCTTGTTCGATAGCTTGATCGTCGGAAGATTCTGAAACTCGACTGCCTCACCGCACAGACCGTCCTCGCCGTAACGCAGCTGGATCAGTTGACCGACCGAGTTACGCACCGTACCATCGTAGTTAACCATTACCGACTCCATAGCCTTGATCAAACGACGCTGGATGTAACCGGTTTCTGCCGTTTTGACGGCCGTATCGATCAAACCCTCGCGACCACCCATGGCGTGAAAGTAGAACTCGGTCGGTGTCAGTCCGGCCAGGTAGGAGTTTTCCACGAAACCACGCGACTCCGGACCGTAATCATCCTTGATGAAATGTGGCAGGGTGCGCTTGCGGAACCCGAACGGAATGCGCTTGCCCTCGACGTTCTGCTGCCCCACGCAAGCAATAACCTGGGAGATGTTAATGTTGGATCCCTTTGAACCGGAAACCACCATCGCCTTCAGATTGTTGTACTCCGTTAGGGATTTCTTGGCCGAACCGCCCGTCTTGTCACGGGCATCGTTCAGGATACGATTCACCTGGTTCTCGAATGTCTGTCGAAGCGTGTTACCGGGTGTCGGTTCCAGTTCCATGTTGTGCGCCTTCTGGATCACGCCTATCACGTCCTCCTTTGCCTTTCGGATGGCACGCTGGATTTCGGCGTACGTCTGAGGATCGGCAATCGTGTCACCGATACCGATACTGTGaccctccagcagcagccagttgTTGACGACCGTCTGGATGTTACCATAGAACCGACCGGCAATCTCGTGGCCCAGCTCGAGAAACACGATATGCAGCAGCGAACCGGCCGAGGTACCGAGCGTTTTCTTGCATAGAATACCCATGATCAGCTCTCCGTGTTCGACCATGACCTTTGTGTCGCCGGGTGAAATCCATTTGTACGGTCcgtcatcctcctcgtccggATGCGTCGAGTGTGTTCGGATCATGTTTACGTTACCGGGAATGATGAGCGTAAAGATCTGCTTACCGGTCCAAAGGGGTTTCGGCTTTAGGATGCACGGTTGCGGCATCTTGCCGTCCCAGGTCGGCAGGAACATGAGCAGGTTCATCATCTGCTCCTTCTCGATAAACACATCGCGCTTCGTCATCTTCCGGACCGCCGTCAGCGTGTCCTGCACGATACCCATGACCGGTTTGTTCGCCTGTGGCGTA
The sequence above is a segment of the Anopheles darlingi chromosome 2, idAnoDarlMG_H_01, whole genome shotgun sequence genome. Coding sequences within it:
- the LOC125948682 gene encoding DNA-directed RNA polymerase II subunit RPB1 is translated as MSSDSKAPLRTVKRVQFGILSPDEIRRMSVTEGGIQFAETMEGGRPKLCGLMDPRQGVIERTSRCQTCAGNMTECPGHFGHIDLAKPVFHIGFITKTIKILRCVCFYCSKMLVSPTNPKIKEIVMKSKGQPRKRLAYVYDLCKGKKICEGGEDMDLTKDGGVADPSKKQGHGGCGHYQPSIRRTGLDLMAEWKEVNDENQEKKMQVSAERVYEILKHITDEECYVLGMDPKFARPDWMIITVLPVPPLAVRPAVVMFGATKNQDDLTHKLSDIIKANNELKKNEQTGAAAHVIAENIKMLQFHVATLVDNDMPGMPKAMQKSGKPLKAIKARLKGKEGRIRGNLMGKRVDFSARTVITPDPNLRIDQVGVPRSVAQNMTFPELVTPFNIDRMQELVRRGNSQYPGAKYIVRDNGERIDLRFHPKSSDLHLQCGYKVERHLRDDDLVIFNRQPTLHKMSMMGHRVKVLPWSTFRMNLSCTSPYNADFDGDEMNLHVPQSMETRAEIENIHITPRQIITPQANKPVMGIVQDTLTAVRKMTKRDVFIEKEQMMNLLMFLPTWDGKMPQPCILKPKPLWTGKQIFTLIIPGNVNMIRTHSTHPDEEDDGPYKWISPGDTKVMVEHGELIMGILCKKTLGTSAGSLLHIVFLELGHEIAGRFYGNIQTVVNNWLLLEGHSIGIGDTIADPQTYAEIQRAIRKAKEDVIGVIQKAHNMELEPTPGNTLRQTFENQVNRILNDARDKTGGSAKKSLTEYNNLKAMVVSGSKGSNINISQVIACVGQQNVEGKRIPFGFRKRTLPHFIKDDYGPESRGFVENSYLAGLTPTEFYFHAMGGREGLIDTAVKTAETGYIQRRLIKAMESVMVNYDGTVRNSVGQLIQLRYGEDGLCGEAVEFQNLPTIKLSNKVFEKRYRFDPTNERTLRRIFNEDVIKELTESASVIQEIEAEYEQLMRDREALRQIFPNGDSKVVLPCNLQRMIWNVQKIFHINKRSPTDLSPLKVIQGVRDLLQRCVIVAGTDRLSKQANENATLLFQCLVRSTLCTKYVAEEFRLNNEAFEWLIGEIETRFQQAQVNPGEMVGALAAQSLGEPATQMTLNTFHFAGVSSKNVTLGVPRLKEIINISKRPKAPSLTVFLTGGAARDAEKAKNVLCRLEHTTLRKVTANTAIYYDPDPQRTVIAEDQEFVNVYYEMPDFDPTRISPWLLRIELDRKRMTDKKLTMEQIAEKINAGFGDDLNCIFNDDNADKLVLRIRIMNEDNKFQENEEENVDKMEDDMFLRCIEANMLSDMTLQGIEAIGKVYMHLPQTDAKKRIVITPEGEFKPIGEWLLETDGTSMMKVLSERDVDPVRTYSNDICEIFSVLGIEAVRKSVEKEMNNVLQFYGLYVNYRHLALLCDVMTAKGHLMAITRHGINRQDTGALMRCSFEETVDVLNDAAAHAEVDPMRGVSENIILGQLPRMGTGCFDLLLDAEKCKLGMEIPHTSIMGATGMFFGSAATPSMTPWQQSATPGYGGWSPSGPASGMTPGGPSFSPSAQSDASGMSPSSWSPIRGSPSSPGPSMSPYPPSSPSMSPSYSPSSPNYAPNSPGGASPSYSPTSPCYSPPSPQYSPGSSNYSPSSPNIHPATQKYSPTSPSYSPMSPMHPTSASNYASPAYSPTSPSYSPTSPSYSPSSPVFSPTSPSYSPSSPSYSPTSPSYSPTSPSYSPTSPNFTPVTPSYSPSSPNYSPTSPHYSPASPSYSPSSPKYSPTSPSYSPTSPSYIGSPHYTPASPQYAQTSPNYSPTSPSYSPSSPQHSPGSSSGSNHYSLGSSSYSQTPAPYSPNMSSYSPSSPKYSPTSPVYTSSSPTYSPSSPAYSPTPQGYSPSSPASPTYSPTSPSYDDSNED
- the LOC125948713 gene encoding STE20-related kinase adapter protein alpha, with the translated sequence MFDNNVRSYDFKVELAKCFNNLGTVYLAQHRATGQHVAVKKFLVEDLKNEIGHIMEEAKHLREFDHPNILSYHTAFVHQLDLYFVLPLMCYGSCRDTMANYFETGFPETLLICILRDVVHGLEYLHRKGYIHRSIRASHIFLNESCAVLGGFRVCTSFLGEGKRVRNLHELPAHSVKSLNWLAPEVLAQNLHGYTEKSDVYSLAIAVCELANGLEPFYSFSTTLMLTEKMRGYQPQLLDASTIPSEEVLAQAMETAPGDATSATTRQIYASRQFSEALHKFAEQCLESDPKDRPSAAALLSHAVFKSVKHTNIREQFAVHYIQTVDFNTIKEHDINLADEFGQLAMDTSGGFEWDFEDS